tctttacaaaaagcCAGTAATAATCCTTGTTTTTCATCTTCGTAAGGTTGATCGATAATGAAGGAGACAATTGGAAATTCTCACTATATATCAAGAAAAAGTGTCTTGTTtaattgagtttgttttgccCTTTCTAGTAGGTGTTTCGGAATTGCAGATACGACTTGGTAGTAATTTAGaaagttacattttattttgtatatttGTTGGAATTCTTGAAAGGATAGAAATTTTCCGTTTTCTCTAAGAACATCTTGAATAGAAACAATTCCTAAATCGAACCAGTGCTTCAGAAAGAAGGGCCTATTACCcacaagaatttctttattGTTAAACAGAATCATTTCTTGTCCAATGTCACTTTCATACAAAGTTTTAAGTTCTAGAAAGTACCACAATATCTGTTGGTAAAAGGGGGGAAAATCAATctggttgaaaaaatttttttcataattacaaCGTAATAGGAAGTTTAGACCACCATATTCTCCAAAAAGATGATAGGGAATTGCTTTCCAATTCTCCTTCCTTGACAGCACATCTGTAGATAAAAACCTCGAAATCCAAGCAACCTTTAATGATTTAGCCATTACCCTCATATTTGGCACGCGTAAACCTCCATCAACGTAGTCTTAATACATAACTtgccttttaattttatccGGTTTTTAACACCAGATAAAGTCAAAAAGAGAAGTTGTTACAGAAGAGACAACTTCCGAGGGAGTTACTAACATTGACTTGGAATAAATTAGATGCGGAATGCCGAGACTTTTAGTTATCAAAACCCTACCAAACAAACTAAGCTTTCTTGATCTCCAAATGTCCAGATTAATATTTAGCTTTTGAACCTTAAgcataaaatttcttttctcatttgcaaTTTCATCATAAGAAACAAAGATCCTAAGAGTTCTGACAGGTTCTTTTCTCCAATTTAGATTCAGGGGCTGATCTTCCCTATCACGCCATGGGCCTAACcatattgctttggttttagaGGCGTTTAATTTCAAACCAGAAAATGTTCCAAAATCGTTTACTCTTCTAATCAAGTTTTGGACAGATGATAGATTGTCACAAAAGGCTGAGGTATCATCTGCAAATTGACTTATTTTGGACTCTGTTCCAAATATTGTAATGCCTCTAACAGTTTTATCTCGACGAATCCTTGTGGCAAGGACTTCTGCAGCTAAGATGAAGAGATACGGTGATAAGGGGCAACCCTGCCTCACCCCTCTCgacaatttgaaatagtttgtACAAAAACCATTGTTCAAAAAACTGCTCTCAGAATTAGTATAAAATGCAGAGATCCATTTTTTTATACTGTTACCAAAGTTGAACAGATGGAGGGTATGTTGGATAAATGACCATTCTAGCGTATCGAATGCTTTTTGAAaatctaaaaataacaatatccCAGGGATCTTTTGTAACTCAGTTTGCTGGATAATATCGTTAATTAGCCTAATGTTTTGGCCAATGTATCGCCCTTCCATAAAACCGGTCTGATCAGGGTGGATAATAGATGGTAGAACGCGTTCTATTCTCTTGGCAATAACTTTCGATGCGATTTTATAGTCTGTGTTTAAAAGCGTAATTGGGCGCCAATTTGACAAAAGCAACAAGTTTGAGTCTTCTTTGGGTAAAAGCGTAATTACTCCTCTTCGCTGAGACACCGACATTTCACCGATATCAAAGGCTGCATTAAAGCTATTAACCAAATCCTGGCCTAAAAGACTGAAAAATTGCTTGTAGAACTCAGCTGTATAACCATCATCCCCTGGTGATttcccattttgaaaagtattTAAGATTGTCTCACACTCTTCTAACGTTATTTCACCATCAAGATCCAACATCTCCTCGTCTGATAATTTAGCGAATTGTAGATTGCGACCAAAGTCATAAAAAACATTGTTACTGTGATCAATATCTGAGCTGTACAAATTCTCATAAAAGGTTTGAATGGCAGTCATTATCTCCTGTTCATTGACAACAGTTTTCCCATCCGACCTTTTAAGTTCCGATataacttttttgttataactttttttctccatattaaaaaagtatttggtTGGCTTTTCACCATATTCAACACATCTCGCTTTGGAACGAAATATTGCGCCTTTTCCCTTGATTTCGTAAAGGcgattaaattcattttttaacttatcaaattcttttagtttatcttctatattttgattATCACAACTGTTACTAATGCTTTTATCGATTACGCCTAAGCGCTTTTGAAGGTCGGATTCTTGTTTGCGAAATTCTTTTGCTTTGCGAGCGACGAAGGAGATGGTGTTGCTTctaatttccattttaatcAGTTCTCACCTCAGCCTTTTGTCGACTATGTTGGCATATTTCTCATTGATAATTGGATAGCTTTCTGTAATTAAAATCaggtaatttttgtcttttaaaaaGGAGTAGTGGTTAAATTTCCATAGACCTGGACCCCTTATCACCTGGGACAACTTTAAGGAGAGTTTAATTGCTTTGTGATCTGGAGTAGTTGCAGTCTTAGTTTCAACATTGTGGACGTGCTGAGTGAGGTGTTTTGCTATAAGAAAATAATCTAATCTCGATTTGACTTTCAGAAATTTGGATTCATATGAAAAGCTTTTTATATGGGGTTTCAGCTTTCGAAAAATGTCGATTAAATCCAATTCTTCCATCATTGAAATAATACCATTCCGGTAATCCGTTGGTTTCCATCTGGTGCCACCTCTCTTATCAATACATTCTAACGTAGCATTCCAATCTCCACCAATAATTAACTGTGTGATGTTTACGTTTGAAGTCATGAATTCGTTTAAAATCTGCAAgaattttccttgaaattgaCAGCTTGTAGGAGCATATACATTGCAGATAGAAAGATTTACTCCATTGCAGATTACATCTATTGCAATGATTCGTCCGTCGATATCTTTATAACTGTTCTCTACATTTACGACAATAGAAGGATTCACAAGAATATAAACACCTTTGGCATGATTTGATCCATGCGGGAAGAAAACGTCACCTCCCCATTCATTTTTCCATACACGTTCGTCTTTTGGTTCTGACAAAGTTTCTTGCAAGAGATAAAAATGGCAGTTCTGATCTttcaaataactaaaaatagaCCTTCTTTTGACACGATTACGTATGCCTCTAACATTTAAAGTTATAatattacatttcaaatttgccatAATCATTTAAGGAATAGAGAATAAAATGTACTTTGGTGgccaaaacaaaggaaaacaaagcgaAAGAATAGATGtacaacacaacaaaaatgtcttttcattttcaggtaATTTTCGTTATAGTTGCTTACAGTCTAAATAATCGAAATCAATCGATggagcttaaaaaaatataaaaaaagactAGCTCGACCGAATCAGGCTaaaacgatcgcagaagaaagaaattgtaaGCAATAACAGGTAGacacaataaaattgaaaccgtAACGTGGAACAATTTGCAACTAAGGGGGCAGTAAACTACCTCAACTCTGTATCACCTACCCAACGAAGacaaatataaataatgattTGGTAACTTACGATAAGAAGGAGGCCAATAATGACAGGATAGTTGAAGGTTAAAGTTGCTTGACATCGTCGATCGAGAACATTTGTCTTGGTCTCCCACTGGGAGAAGTTTTGATAAATATCTTCCCGTCGAGTGACCAGGTACTTAGGATCTtatcttctcttcttttctcaaTAGCAAGTTTCATCATCTCGCTCCGGTACGCAGTAAGGTTTTCATTAATGAAGACACGCTGGTCCGCCAAGCTTGTTCCCAAGTAGGTCGGGAAGATGGTGGAAAGGGTTACATCTTTAAGTCGGATTCTTGCTTTGTAGCACTTAGCCTTGTCCTTGTGATTAgcaaattttgcaattattggtttgattccttttttcctgtttaagCGATGTGAAATCTCGATTTTTTCCGATTCCACCTCCACACCTACCGCCTGAGCCACCTTACAAACGATTTCATCGGTTGGAATACCTACATCCTCGGGAATACCGTGAAATTCGAGAGAGTTTTTGGGTGTGTATTGTTCCAACTCGTCCAGGTTTTCCTGCAGGTCTTCAATGTCattcttttgttgctttgaGGCCTTTCTTACACGACCAAGTTCTAGTTCCAAAGAAGCGACATATTTGGTTTGGCTTACTAAATCTTTCTTTAGCTTTTCGACCTCGTCATTATTCTTTGCGATGACCTTTCGAAGTTCAGCCACATCACTTGACAGTTTGTTGTTATCTTTAGCTAACACAGCAATATTACCTTGCATCGCCGTAATGGCGCTTTGGATATTTTTAAGAAGATTGTGAATATCTTTGAGATTAGGTTCAACAGTGTCGGACTCTTCTATTTCCTCCTGAAAAGACTCTTCGTTAAGCGGAGAAGAAGCCGCCATGCTTAAGATGTCGCCACGTGCTTGTTTGAAGTCAGGCGATACGCCAGTTCTGGAGACCGCATTCCGCTTCATTTTTGCTTGCCATAAGATAGTTGCACGGAAGAGAAGACCGAAGATACAAACTTAAGCAAAAGTAGCCgaaaaattgcttgaaacCACTTCCTGGGCAGGTGATACTACGGAGCTCAATTATTTGCGTCCGGCCATGATTAGACCCCCCGCCTactccaaaaagaaagaacttcaCCTCTTTGGAGTATCGAATAATTCTAATTGTACTTACTGCGGCCAGCCAGATTCAATAAGCCATACTTTCATCGGGTGCCACCATTCCAAAACGttctttcaaaatgtcttcAACATTTTAATGAAGAAAACGCCACCTCTTTTACACTAAGTGATAAAGAACTTCTCTTTGGCAAATCTTTTAATACTATTGATCAATTGCAACGATATCCTCTATTAAAGaagttaaattattgtatGCTATTGGCAAAGTATTACCTTTATAATCAGAAACTTAATCAAATAGAGCCTCattgaaatgaattcaaaaataGACTTAATTTTCAATACCGCGTTGAGAAACTTGTGTAAGTGCTCTAGCTTAGTCTaagtttttttgttagctAGTCTTTATTAGTTAAATTATGTAACTCGATGTcttttatttctccttttattttattttattatttgtatcCTCCTTCTTTCTGTAACtttatataaaaattaatttaaaaaaaaaaaaattaggatcTTTTTATGGTTCGGTGTAGCAAGATTGAAAGTGTGACGAAAGGGATcattttcttgg
This portion of the Acropora palmata chromosome 13, jaAcrPala1.3, whole genome shotgun sequence genome encodes:
- the LOC141863758 gene encoding uncharacterized protein LOC141863758 is translated as MKRNAVSRTGVSPDFKQARGDILSMAASSPLNEESFQEEIEESDTVEPNLKDIHNLLKNIQSAITAMQGNIAVLAKDNNKLSSDVAELRKVIAKNNDEVEKLKKDLVSQTKYVASLELELGRVRKASKQQKNDIEDLQENLDELEQYTPKNSLEFHGIPEDVGIPTDEIVCKVAQAVGVEVESEKIEISHRLNRKKGIKPIIAKFANHKDKAKCYKARIRLKDVTLSTIFPTYLGTSLADQRVFINENLTAYRSEMMKLAIEKRREDKILSTWSLDGKIFIKTSPSGRPRQMFSIDDVKQL